One Peribacillus simplex NBRC 15720 = DSM 1321 genomic region harbors:
- a CDS encoding ABC transporter substrate-binding protein has product MKKKKLAGVFLSLSLVAGALAGCSGDSKTSSSGGGSSKSGDTIKIGANLELSGGTASFGQSAADGLKLAIDEINKEGIDGKKLEIVKVDNKSDAAEATSGSIKLVSQDKVVAVVGSATSTNTLAQVQVAQDNKVPLLTPTATNPDITNKAGKLNDYVFRTCFIDPFQGTVAANFASDEIGAKTAAIYVDSASDYSKGLAAAFKEAFTAKGGKIVAEEAYVTKDTDFRSTLTRIKSAKPEFVFLPGYYEEVGLILKQAREDGIDLPFMGGDGWDSPKVVEIAGAEALKNTYITNHYSPEDEDAKIQDFVAAFEKEYDKTPDAFAALGYDTGYYLADAIKRSGDASPEKIRQALEDVKDLQLVSGTLNLDENHDPIKSATILEYVDGKQKFKTKINP; this is encoded by the coding sequence CGGCGACTCAAAAACTAGCAGTTCAGGCGGGGGCTCATCAAAATCGGGTGACACGATAAAAATTGGGGCAAACCTTGAATTATCCGGAGGTACGGCATCATTCGGCCAATCGGCTGCAGATGGTTTGAAACTGGCCATCGATGAAATTAATAAAGAAGGCATCGACGGTAAAAAACTGGAAATTGTCAAGGTTGATAATAAATCAGATGCAGCCGAAGCTACAAGCGGTTCGATCAAGTTAGTCAGCCAGGACAAAGTCGTGGCTGTAGTCGGATCTGCGACAAGCACGAATACATTGGCACAGGTTCAGGTCGCACAGGATAATAAAGTTCCTCTACTTACACCAACTGCAACAAATCCCGACATTACAAACAAAGCTGGAAAATTAAATGATTATGTATTCAGAACTTGCTTTATCGATCCATTCCAAGGTACAGTGGCAGCCAATTTCGCATCTGACGAAATAGGGGCTAAGACGGCTGCGATCTATGTGGATAGCGCAAGTGATTATTCTAAAGGACTGGCCGCAGCTTTTAAAGAAGCGTTCACTGCCAAGGGCGGTAAAATCGTGGCGGAAGAAGCTTATGTAACTAAAGATACTGATTTCCGCTCTACATTGACACGTATCAAATCCGCAAAACCAGAGTTCGTATTCCTTCCTGGTTATTATGAAGAAGTCGGATTGATCTTAAAACAGGCACGTGAAGACGGCATAGACCTTCCATTCATGGGTGGAGACGGCTGGGATTCCCCGAAGGTCGTTGAAATTGCCGGAGCGGAGGCTTTAAAAAATACTTATATCACGAATCACTATTCACCGGAAGATGAAGATGCAAAAATCCAGGATTTCGTTGCAGCCTTCGAAAAGGAATACGATAAAACACCGGATGCCTTTGCCGCACTTGGCTATGACACTGGGTACTACCTGGCTGATGCCATAAAGAGATCTGGAGATGCTTCTCCCGAAAAAATCAGACAAGCGTTGGAAGATGTCAAAGATCTTCAATTAGTTTCCGGAACGCTGAACCTTGATGAAAATCATGATCCGATCAAATCGGCGACCATCTTGGAATATGTAGATGGCAAACAAAAATTCAAAACAAAAATCAATCCATAA
- a CDS encoding branched-chain amino acid ABC transporter permease, translating to MELIQQLVNGISLGSIYALIALGYTMVYGIVKLINFAHGDVFMVGSFVGFYAITVMDLSFIPALLISMVTCAIFGVLIERIAYKPLRNATRIAALITAIGVSLLIENGLIYIRGAQPEAYPNNVLPMDKLDIFGVSISSQSILILSVSIILMIILQFVVHKTKIGKAMRAVSFDSEAAKLMGINVNNTISATFAIGSALAGAAGVIFGIYYIKIEPLMGVLPGLKAFVAAVLGGIGIIPGAMVGGLLLGVIEALVSAAGYSLWRDGVAFVVLILILIFLPQGLFGKNKREKV from the coding sequence ATGGAACTGATTCAGCAATTGGTAAATGGCATTTCACTCGGAAGCATTTATGCTTTGATCGCGCTTGGTTATACGATGGTATATGGAATCGTCAAGCTCATAAACTTCGCCCATGGCGACGTATTCATGGTCGGTTCATTTGTAGGGTTTTACGCCATTACCGTAATGGACTTATCCTTCATCCCAGCTTTATTGATTTCGATGGTCACATGTGCCATCTTTGGCGTTTTAATTGAACGCATTGCTTATAAACCCCTTCGTAATGCAACACGGATTGCGGCCTTGATAACGGCCATCGGTGTTTCCCTTCTGATAGAAAATGGGCTGATTTACATCCGGGGCGCCCAGCCGGAAGCCTATCCAAATAACGTCCTTCCGATGGATAAACTCGATATATTTGGAGTTTCCATCAGCAGTCAATCGATATTGATCTTATCTGTATCCATCATTTTAATGATCATCCTACAATTCGTTGTCCATAAAACCAAAATCGGCAAAGCGATGCGTGCCGTTTCATTCGATTCCGAAGCCGCTAAGCTGATGGGAATCAATGTGAATAATACGATTTCAGCTACGTTCGCCATAGGTTCGGCCCTGGCAGGGGCGGCTGGTGTCATTTTTGGAATCTACTATATTAAAATCGAGCCGTTGATGGGTGTCCTTCCTGGCCTTAAAGCATTTGTTGCAGCCGTCTTGGGCGGAATCGGCATCATTCCGGGAGCGATGGTCGGCGGTCTACTGCTTGGAGTGATCGAGGCTTTGGTCAGTGCAGCCGGTTACTCATTATGGCGTGATGGTGTGGCTTTCGTAGTACTTATCTTGATTTTGATTTTCTTGCCGCAGGGACTGTTCGGTAAAAATAAAAGAGAAAAAGTATAG
- a CDS encoding branched-chain amino acid ABC transporter permease: MTTLKNSKGFWISIVLALIFFGIMQYTISNGMLNPFYINTLMFIGINIMLATSLHLIIGITGQFSIGHAGFLAVGAYASAVMTMKLELPFIIAILAGGVIAAVAGMVIGIPSLRLKGDYLAIATLGFGEIVRIVLLNIEYVGGASGMQVSHLTTWPWVFACVMITVLVIRNFTNSTHGRACISVREDETAADAMGINTTYYKVAAFVIGAFFAGIAGSLYAHNFYIIQPSNFGFLKSFDILIFVVLGGLGSLSGSVLAAILLTIVTTFLQDYPETRMIIYSLVLILMMIFRPQGLMGTREITSLFTHKKTKGGPKDGSHNTVA; the protein is encoded by the coding sequence ATGACTACTTTAAAGAATTCAAAGGGTTTTTGGATCTCGATCGTGCTCGCACTTATTTTTTTCGGAATCATGCAGTACACCATTTCAAACGGTATGCTCAATCCCTTTTATATCAACACGCTCATGTTCATCGGCATCAATATAATGCTGGCGACGAGCCTTCATTTAATCATTGGAATAACCGGCCAGTTCTCGATCGGGCATGCAGGTTTTTTAGCGGTCGGGGCCTATGCTTCCGCAGTCATGACAATGAAGCTGGAACTTCCTTTCATCATAGCTATATTGGCTGGGGGCGTAATAGCCGCTGTTGCGGGTATGGTGATCGGGATACCCAGCTTGCGTCTGAAGGGGGATTACCTGGCGATTGCTACCCTTGGATTTGGGGAAATTGTCCGGATCGTCCTTTTGAATATTGAATATGTAGGCGGTGCAAGCGGGATGCAGGTATCCCACCTGACTACTTGGCCATGGGTTTTTGCCTGTGTCATGATCACCGTCTTAGTCATCAGGAATTTCACCAATTCGACTCATGGACGTGCATGCATATCCGTAAGGGAAGATGAAACGGCGGCTGATGCGATGGGAATCAATACGACCTATTATAAAGTGGCGGCTTTTGTCATCGGAGCTTTTTTTGCCGGAATTGCCGGATCGCTTTATGCCCATAATTTTTATATTATCCAGCCATCGAATTTCGGTTTCCTAAAATCCTTCGATATACTGATTTTCGTCGTACTTGGCGGTCTTGGAAGTCTTTCAGGTTCGGTTTTGGCTGCCATTTTACTGACGATCGTGACGACATTCCTTCAGGATTATCCGGAAACGAGGATGATCATCTACAGCCTTGTCCTGATCCTGATGATGATCTTCCGCCCACAGGGTTTAATGGGAACAAGAGAAATCACATCATTGTTCACACATAAAAAAACGAAAGGGGGCCCAAAGGATGGAAGCCACAATACCGTTGCTTAA
- a CDS encoding ABC transporter ATP-binding protein translates to MEATIPLLKVDSVGIRFGGLKAVSDVNVELFPGELVGLIGPNGAGKTTFFNLLTGVYVPTEGTIALNGENLNKQPPYKITRKGISRTFQNIRLFSELSVIDNVKVAYHSLAKHGIPSSIFRLPGHFSGEKEMDEKALEFLRILNLDHFKDEKAKNLPYGQQRRLEIARALAANPKLLLLDEPAAGMNPHETKELMNLIAFIRKEFNLTVLLIEHDMSLVMGVCERIYVLDHGQLIAHGKPEEIRNDPKVIEAYLGEEVS, encoded by the coding sequence ATGGAAGCCACAATACCGTTGCTTAAAGTAGATTCGGTGGGTATCCGTTTTGGCGGATTGAAAGCCGTTTCCGATGTGAACGTGGAATTATTTCCAGGGGAACTTGTAGGCCTGATTGGACCGAATGGGGCAGGGAAAACGACCTTCTTCAATTTATTGACGGGTGTGTATGTCCCTACAGAAGGGACGATTGCCTTGAACGGGGAAAATTTAAATAAGCAGCCGCCTTATAAAATTACGAGAAAAGGGATATCGAGGACCTTTCAAAATATCCGCCTTTTCAGTGAGCTATCCGTAATCGATAACGTGAAGGTTGCTTACCACTCACTTGCCAAGCATGGAATTCCAAGCTCCATATTCCGGCTGCCGGGACATTTTTCCGGGGAAAAGGAAATGGATGAAAAGGCGTTGGAATTCTTGAGGATACTTAACCTCGATCATTTTAAGGATGAAAAAGCGAAGAATCTCCCATACGGACAGCAAAGGCGGCTGGAAATCGCCCGTGCTCTTGCCGCCAATCCGAAACTTCTTTTACTGGACGAACCCGCAGCTGGGATGAACCCGCATGAAACAAAAGAATTGATGAACCTCATTGCTTTTATCCGGAAGGAATTCAACCTTACCGTTTTGCTAATCGAACATGATATGTCACTGGTCATGGGGGTATGCGAACGGATTTATGTCCTTGATCATGGACAGCTTATCGCTCACGGAAAGCCGGAAGAAATCCGGAACGATCCAAAGGTTATCGAGGCATATCTAGGGGAGGAGGTTTCCTGA
- a CDS encoding ABC transporter ATP-binding protein, whose protein sequence is MLKIEDINVYYGNIQALKGVSMEINEGEIVTLIGANGAGKSTLLKTISGLLKPKQGKVLFEGNPIGGKAAQSIVKMGISHVPEGRRVFANMTVAENLELGAYLRKDKEGINKDMEKVHELFPRLLERIKQQAGTLSGGEQQMLAMGRALMAKPRLLLLDEPSMGLAPLLVKQIFNIIQEISESGTTILLVEQNANLALSIADRAYVVETGRIVLSGNAEELTSSEEIKMAYLGGH, encoded by the coding sequence ATGCTGAAAATAGAGGACATCAATGTTTATTATGGCAATATCCAAGCGTTAAAAGGGGTTTCCATGGAGATAAACGAAGGGGAGATCGTGACTTTGATCGGGGCGAACGGAGCGGGAAAAAGCACACTGCTCAAAACGATTTCCGGACTGTTAAAACCAAAGCAAGGAAAAGTCCTGTTCGAAGGCAATCCGATCGGAGGAAAAGCTGCACAGTCCATCGTGAAAATGGGCATATCCCATGTACCTGAAGGGCGGCGTGTCTTCGCCAACATGACGGTTGCCGAAAACCTGGAGCTTGGGGCTTATTTGCGAAAAGACAAAGAGGGCATCAATAAAGATATGGAAAAGGTCCATGAGTTATTTCCGAGGCTGCTGGAGAGAATCAAGCAGCAGGCCGGCACCCTATCCGGCGGAGAACAGCAGATGCTTGCAATGGGCCGGGCTTTAATGGCGAAACCACGTTTATTACTGCTCGATGAACCTTCGATGGGCCTTGCACCACTTCTGGTGAAGCAAATATTCAACATCATTCAGGAAATCAGTGAGTCCGGCACAACGATCCTTTTGGTCGAGCAAAACGCCAACCTCGCTTTATCCATTGCAGATCGGGCCTATGTTGTTGAAACGGGCCGAATCGTCCTGTCGGGCAATGCCGAGGAACTAACATCAAGTGAAGAAATAAAAATGGCCTATTTAGGAGGCCACTGA
- a CDS encoding ABC transporter substrate-binding protein, with amino-acid sequence MKKKKLASAFLSLTLAAGVLAGCSGSGSSEKSSGDGDTIKIGVNLELSGGVASYGQSIAEGLELATAEINKEGIDGKKIKLIKVDNKSEASEATSGAIKLTSQDQVAAIVGAATSTNSIAQVQIAQDNKVPVISPSGTSPEITFSKDKLNDYIFRTSFIDPFQGTVAANFASKEIKAKSAAIYIDSASDYSKGLAAAFKEQFEKNGGKIVAEEAYIAKDTDFRSTLTRLKSAKPDFIFLPGYYEEAGLIVKQARETGLDVPFMGGDGWDSPKLIEIAGAKALNNTFITNHYSSGDPDKKIQNFVSAFKAKYKDKSPDAFNALGYDTGYFLADAIKRAGSADSEKIKEALEKTADLELVTGTFTLDEKHNPIKSATILEFKEGKQVFNTKINP; translated from the coding sequence ATGAAAAAGAAAAAATTAGCAAGTGCATTCCTTTCTCTAACACTTGCTGCAGGAGTGCTAGCGGGTTGTTCCGGCTCTGGTTCATCTGAAAAATCAAGCGGGGATGGAGATACGATCAAGATCGGTGTCAACCTTGAGTTATCAGGCGGTGTCGCTTCATATGGACAATCGATTGCAGAAGGCCTGGAGCTTGCAACTGCAGAAATCAATAAAGAAGGCATTGACGGTAAAAAAATCAAACTAATTAAAGTCGATAATAAATCTGAAGCGTCCGAAGCGACAAGCGGAGCGATCAAGCTGACATCACAAGATCAGGTTGCAGCGATCGTAGGGGCAGCGACAAGCACGAACTCAATTGCACAAGTACAGATTGCACAGGATAATAAAGTGCCAGTCATCTCACCTTCTGGTACAAGCCCTGAAATCACTTTCAGCAAGGATAAATTGAATGATTACATTTTCAGGACAAGCTTCATCGATCCGTTCCAAGGGACGGTAGCTGCGAACTTTGCCAGTAAAGAAATCAAAGCGAAAAGTGCAGCCATCTATATTGACAGCGCAAGTGATTATTCAAAAGGGTTAGCCGCAGCCTTTAAAGAACAATTCGAAAAAAATGGCGGAAAGATCGTAGCTGAGGAAGCTTACATTGCCAAGGATACTGACTTCCGTTCCACATTGACTCGTTTGAAATCGGCAAAACCTGATTTCATTTTCCTTCCTGGTTACTATGAGGAAGCTGGTCTGATCGTGAAGCAGGCACGGGAAACTGGACTTGACGTTCCATTCATGGGCGGCGACGGCTGGGATTCTCCTAAGCTAATTGAAATTGCCGGTGCAAAAGCTCTAAATAATACGTTCATCACGAACCATTATTCTTCAGGTGACCCTGATAAGAAAATTCAGAATTTTGTGTCAGCGTTTAAAGCGAAGTACAAAGATAAATCCCCGGATGCATTTAACGCTCTAGGATATGACACAGGATACTTCCTTGCAGACGCGATTAAACGTGCTGGTTCAGCGGATTCAGAAAAAATCAAAGAAGCGCTGGAAAAAACGGCTGACCTTGAGCTTGTAACGGGTACATTCACATTGGATGAAAAACATAATCCAATCAAATCTGCTACCATCCTTGAATTTAAAGAGGGAAAACAAGTATTTAACACAAAAATCAATCCTTAA
- a CDS encoding branched-chain amino acid ABC transporter permease: MELIQQLINGVSLGSIYALIALGYTMVYGIVKLINFAHGDVFMVGSFVGFYSITVLDLSFVPALLISMTVCALFGVLIERIAYKPLRNATRIAALITAIGVSLLIEYGFIYVRGAQPEAYPNDVLPTDKFNIFGVSINSQSVLIFGVAVVLMIILQIIVHKSKIGKAMRAVSFDADAAKLMGINVDNTISATFAIGSALAGAAGVIFGIYYIKIEPLMGVLPGLKAFVAAVLGGIGIIPGAMVGGLLLGVIEALVSAAGYSLWRDAVAFVVLILILIFMPQGLFGKNKKEKV, translated from the coding sequence ATGGAATTGATACAACAGTTAATAAACGGGGTTTCACTAGGAAGTATTTATGCCCTTATCGCTCTCGGATATACGATGGTTTACGGGATTGTTAAATTGATAAACTTCGCACATGGCGATGTATTCATGGTCGGCTCATTCGTTGGGTTTTACTCGATAACGGTTCTGGATTTGTCATTCGTGCCAGCCCTATTAATCTCGATGACGGTCTGTGCGCTGTTTGGGGTATTGATCGAGCGTATCGCGTACAAGCCATTGCGTAACGCAACACGTATTGCGGCACTTATCACTGCCATCGGTGTTTCCCTTTTAATCGAATACGGATTCATCTACGTCCGCGGTGCACAGCCGGAAGCTTATCCGAATGATGTATTGCCGACAGACAAGTTCAATATTTTTGGAGTTTCCATCAATAGTCAATCGGTTTTGATTTTTGGAGTGGCTGTAGTCCTGATGATCATCCTTCAAATCATCGTTCATAAATCAAAAATAGGAAAAGCGATGCGTGCCGTTTCCTTCGACGCGGATGCTGCTAAGCTGATGGGGATAAATGTTGATAACACGATTTCTGCCACCTTTGCAATCGGTTCCGCTTTGGCTGGGGCAGCAGGCGTCATTTTCGGTATTTACTATATTAAGATCGAGCCGCTCATGGGTGTGCTTCCGGGATTGAAGGCATTCGTTGCCGCCGTACTTGGAGGGATCGGGATTATACCGGGCGCGATGGTCGGTGGACTATTGCTAGGTGTCATCGAAGCTTTGGTCAGTGCCGCCGGTTACTCATTATGGCGTGATGCTGTAGCCTTCGTCGTACTGATTCTTATCTTGATTTTCATGCCACAAGGCTTATTCGGTAAAAACAAAAAAGAAAAAGTATAG